A window from Mytilus galloprovincialis chromosome 8, xbMytGall1.hap1.1, whole genome shotgun sequence encodes these proteins:
- the LOC143085123 gene encoding uncharacterized protein LOC143085123, protein MGEKYIMYSFKWFLLLFIFVTTPVLSYPEFECPSRTEWKLRAASKCNISEGYHCLFDENTDEFEEFCDTRSYNDPAGHKLVFVGDLDRRDCEGTRYQPFSFSTNGMSACIFEKTYCKEEGQVIHTEGTADSDRQCRCDYTRSYAFIIKPEQSCYCVPSKEDCSCYKKPCPHGFIMTPDYECINKTVWTGTFTCALIHYNGDKDSKPTTSFIPNSKETENIAHNSSNEFKTVFTVLVVAVILSALVCMMIVLFPDRSLSGSINGHIQFEIIMRENLELKNRLDNPIPENIKELQKYEKKQWKERLDRFVETEASRIVLESMKTDQCILVTGPHGCGKSSLAFHVALYMEETENFELLIVTNPDDIVKYASKDKKQIFIVDDIFGKYNVHEYDTMWWNKQGNLVPTLKDRNKDFKILATCRSFIYNSVDIVTVKSAFVHFSLLEEDLKLTESNRRTIGKSYLSADIIDKLGNEIVMKFSFFPTLCTDYSFDIKENVVDYFSTPYSYVAAEIEKYNKTKDLHYFSLALLVILNNNVKKENLIDDYNNRNQNRNFNELIHCLANEIGFTQTPSKQSIHFCLNALVGSYCIETEYGYSFMNETLLNIIAHVMSEHILRSLLKYGKTPFLKDRVQFLSLNGHHPKLTIMIPVVLERAYFDRMLIDIKQGLFWDVITDMQNAFPQFRKAFTSYMKTMLKWNDLKNSVDGSTVVHAVSVEGYDDYVLFFSDLDKSLVNKDNMSGQIPLHLACLKGHSRTTQLLLEKKSFIDKTDKNENTPLDLACAGGHTDTVDILLSRNATIKQRQQDLKTALHIVCRNGNRMITEMLLNRNAKVNIKDKAGHTPLYLASLKGSTEIVELLIQHGADVNLADNKGRTPIFVACERKQTEIAKLLLKYNASTLIDNEDGTRPIHCCCEVGSSEITDLLLSHGVDINQRDSHKSTPLHWACKKGHVLIVKKLLNNNADVFLHNENKNTPLHVACNEDNVNIIKILLDYKANVNCTNIYEKTPLHLACTKGLQKAVSLLLLNGANTCAKDKESTTPLHLACFSGNEQIVEELFQHDVSVDETEKYGRTPLHICCERGHLNLIPILLQHGADMNKMEKENLTPLYIACRDGKVDIIKLLLKHGTHVNEPDKDGWTPLYLACKESYIEIAKILIQEGANVNQAANDGFTPLHLTAQAGNMELTKSLLESKASVNMVEKLGQTPLFKSLSAVHKEVTELLLQNGASVNVSDKFNMTPIRFALQKKDNDIINLLQQYNVV, encoded by the exons GACACAAACTAGTTTTTGTTGGCGATCTTGATCGAAGAGATTGCGAAGGTACCAGATATCAGCCATTTTCATTTTCTACGAATGGAATGTCAGCTTGTATCTTTGAAAAGACATATTGTAAAGAAGAAGGACAAGTTATCCATACTGAGGGAACAGCTGATTCTGATAGACAGTGTCGCTGTGACTACACAAGGAGTTATGCCTTTATTATAAAGCCAGAACAAAGTTGTTACTGTGTACCGTCAAAGGAAGACTGTTCGTGTTACAAAAAACCATGTCCTCATGGTTTTATCATGACGCCTG ATTACGaatgtataaacaaaacagtGTGGACAGGAACGTTTACTTGTGCTTTGATACATTACAATGG TGACAAAGACAGTAAACCGACTACATCATTTATTCCAAATAGCAAAGAGACAGAAAATATAG CACACAACTCGTCAAACGAATTTAAAACTGTCTTCACTGTGTTAGTTGTGGCTGTAATTTTGTCCGCATTAG TTTGTATGATGATTGTGCTCTTCCCGGACAGATCTCTGAGTG GCAGCATAAATGGACATatacaatttgaaattattatgcGAGAAAACTTAGAATTAAAGAATAGGCTAGATAATCCAATTCCAGAAAACATCAAAG aACTACAGAAATATGAAAAGAAGCAGTGGAAAGAACGTCTGGATCGATTTGTTGAAACCGAGGCATCCAGAATAGTATTGGAAAGCATGAAGACAGATCAGTGTATACTTGTTACAGGACCACATGGCTGTGGAAAGTCGTCTCTGGCATTTCACGTAGCATTATATATGGAGGAAACCGAAAACTTTGAACTATTGATTGTTACAAATCCAGATGACATAGTCAAATATGCATCTAAAGATAAGAAACAGATATTTATAGTTGATGATATATTTGGAAAGTATAATGTACACGAGTATGATACTATGTGGTGGAATAAGCAAGGTAATTTGGTTCCTACGCTTAAGGATAGAAATAAGGATTTTAAAATACTAGCAACTTGTAGGTCTTTTATTTATAATTCAGTTGACATTGTAACAGTGAAGTCAGCTTTTGTTCATTTCAGCCTTCTCGAAGAAGACTTGAAGCTAACCGAAAGCAATCGACGGACAATTGGAAAATCATATTTAAGTGCAGATATAATAGACAAACTGGGCAATGAAATTGTGATGAAATTTAGCTTCTTTCCTACACTGTGTACAGATTATTCATTcgatataaaagaaaatgttgtaGACTATTTTTCAACACCATATAGTTATGTTGCCGCAGAGattgaaaaatacaataaaaccaAAGATTTGCATTACTTTTCACTTGCACTATTAGTGATTTTGaacaataatgtaaaaaaagaaaaccttATCGATGATTACAATAATCGGAATCAGAATAGAAATTTTAATGAACTGATCCATTGTTTGGCAAATGAAATTGGTTTTACCCAAACGCCATCAAAACAATCAATACACTTTTGTCTAAATGCATTAGTTGGATCTTATTGCATTGAAACGGAATATGGATATTCCTTTATGAACGAAACGTTATTGAATATAATTGCGCATGTCATGAGTGAACATATTCTACGAAGTTTACTGAAATATGGTAAAACCCCGTTTTTAAAGGATAGAGTTCAGTTTCTGTCTTTGAATGGACATCATCCAAAACTGACAATTATGATTCCAGTTGTATTAGAAAGAGCATACTTTGATCGAATGTTAATTGATATCAAACAAGGGTTGTTCTGGGATGTAATAACGGATATGCAGAATGCCTTTCCTCAATTTAGAAAAGCCTTTACTTCGTATATGAAAACCATGTTAAAGTGGAATGACTTAAAGAACTCTGTTGACGGTTCAACAGTTGTGCATGCCGTATCCGTAGAAGGTTATGACGACTATGTTTTATTCTTCTCAGATTTAGACAAATCGTTGGTAAACAAAGACAATATGTCTGGTCAGATTCCGTTGCATTTAGCTTGTCTCAAGGGACATAGTCGTACAACACAGTTATTACTAGAGAAAAAATCATTTATTGacaaaacagataaaaatgaaaatacaccTTTAGATTTGGCATGCGCTGGTGGTCATACAGATACAGTAGATATACTTTTGTCAAGAAACGCTACAATAAAACAAAGACAACAAGATCTGAAGACGGCACTGCATATAGTTTGTAGAAATGGAAATAGAATGATAACTGAAATGTTGTTGAATAGAAATGCAAAGGTTAATATAAAGGATAAAGCTGGGCATACTCCCTTATACTTAGCATCACTAAAAGGAAGTACTGAAATTGTTGAACTGTTAATTCAACATGGTGCTGATGTCAACCTTGCTGACAATAAGGGTCGAACTCCGATATTTGTAGCTTGCGAGAGGAAACAGACAGAGATTGCTaagttacttttaaaatataatgctAGCACATTAATAGATAATGAAGATGGAACTCGTCCAATACATTGTTGCTGTGAAGTAGGAAGTAGTGAAATAACCGATCTGTTACTTTCTCATGGTGTTGACATAAATCAACGTGATTCACATAAATCTACTCCACTCCATTGGGCTTGTAAAAAAGGTCATGTGCTAATtgttaaaaagttattaaataacAATGCAGACGTTTTTCTCCATAACGAGAATAAGAATACGCCGCTTCATGTTGCGTGTAATGAGGATAATGTCAATATCATCAAAATTTTGTTAGACTACAAGGCAAATGTCAACTGCACAAACATATACGAAAAGACTCCACTTCATCTGGCATGTACAAAAGGTCTACAGAAAGCAGTTTCCCTCCTTCTGTTAAACGGAGCAAATACTTGTGCTAAAGACAAAGAATCAACCACTCCTCTACATCTAGCTTGCTTCAGTGGAAATGAACAGATTGTTGAAGAACTATTTCAGCATGATGTTTCAGTTGATGAAACAGAAAAATATGGTAGGACACCTCTTCATATTTGTTGTGAACGCGGACATTTAAACTTGATACCAATACTGTTACAACATGGAGCAGATATGAATAAAATGGAGAAAGAGAATTTAActcctctgtacattgcttgtcgcGACGGAAAGGTAGATATCATTAAACTACTTTTAAAGCACGGTACACATGTAAATGAACCGGATAAAGATGGATGGACGCCACTGTATTTAGCATGCAAAGAGAGTTACATAGAAATAgctaaaattttaatacaagaaGGAGCAAACGTAAATCAAGCTGCAAATGATGGTTTCACACCTCTTCATTTGACTGCTCAGGCTGGAAATATGGAACTTACGAAATCTTTGCTTGAAAGTAAGGCTTCTGTAAATATGGTAGAAAAATTAGGACAGACCCCTCTTTTTAAGTCTTTATCAGCAGTTCATAAAGAAGTTACTGAATTACTGCTTCAAAATGGTGCATCTGTAAATGTGAGTGACAAGTTCAACATGACGCCTATTAGATTTGCTCTTCAGAAAAAGGACAATGATATTATAAACTTGTTACAGCAATACAATGTCGtgtaa